The nucleotide sequence GTTTTGATCTCGGTGATGTCGGTCACCCACTTGGTCTCGGGCTCCAAAGCATTGAAATCCCGCTCCAGCAGATTGCGCACGCCAGGTGGCGGCAGCCCCGGCTGACCGCGCGGGCCGCGCCGTTTCCTGCGCGGCCAGCCCTGCACGCCGTGCAGCGCCATCAGGCGAGCCACGCGATTGACGCTGGCAGTCTCACCTTCTTCGGCAAGATCCTCCTGCATGCGAGGCGCACCCAGAACGCCACGGCTGTCTTCGTGAAGCTCACGGATGCGTGCAAGCAGTCGATCGTTGTCGACCTGACGTGCGCTGGGCTGGCGCGTACTCCAGCCGTAATAACCGCTCGGCGACACCCGCAGGCAGCGGCACATCAGGCGAACAGGGAAATCATCGCGGCAACGCTCGATCGCCTGATATCTCAGGACGACCCCTTGGCAAAGAACGTCGCCGCTTCGCGTAAAAAATCCCGCTCCTTCTTCACCCGGGCAAGCTCGCGTTTGAGCCGCGCCAGCTCCTCATCGCGGGCGGTGCCCGTGCCACCAAAGGCGACTTGCCCTTGGCCCTCAATCTCGCGCTTCCAGCGGGTTAGCAGGCTGTCCCGGATGCCCAACTCCCGGGCGACCTGCGCGCAACTCACACCCGGCTGGCGGCACTGCTCAACAGCCCCGCGCTTGAACTCCGGGCTGAACTTCCTTCGCTTCGACATGAACACTCCTTTTGGCCATTGTCGGCCTTCTCGAAAGTGTCCGTGCTATCGGGGTAGAACCCGTCATGGGCA is from Flagellatimonas centrodinii and encodes:
- a CDS encoding IS3 family transposase (programmed frameshift), which translates into the protein MSKRRKFSPEFKRGAVEQCRQPGVSCAQVARELGIRDSLLTRWKREIEGQGQVAFGGTGTARDEELARLKRELARVKKERGFFTRSGDVLCQGVVLRYQAIERCRDDFPVRLMCRCLRVSPSGYYGWSTRQPSARQVDNDRLLARIRELHEDSRGVLGAPRMQEDLAEEGETASVNRVARLMALHGVQGWPRRKRRGPRGQPGLPPPGVRNLLERDFNALEPETKWVTDITEIKTDEGKLYLCVVLDLFSKLVIGWSMHHRQDRQMVIRAVEMAIWQRQGGWSVILHSDRGSQFRSSDYQRYLTRNTLLCSMSAVGHCGDNAACEGFFGMLKRERTHRVKYPTLDVAKADVFDYIERFHNPRMRRRVAKQDQKFSALSKPSVVTG